One genomic window of Methyloceanibacter sp. wino2 includes the following:
- a CDS encoding DUF3459 domain-containing protein, giving the protein MDAALTLLLLAPHIPMLFMGDEYGETKPFLFFTDFQGDLAKAVVKGRRADFGSHESYANAAAGKEIPNPNALETFERSVLAPADTPRLDLVKRLLSARKAHVIPHMTSIGGHAGTVAARQGPAFTVSWDLEGSGTLALTANLSDAPVTLPSNAGGKPFFTTPPGVNPGDGPLPPWSVVASLSL; this is encoded by the coding sequence GTGGATGCGGCCCTGACGCTGCTGCTGCTCGCGCCCCACATTCCGATGCTGTTCATGGGCGACGAATACGGCGAGACGAAACCGTTTCTGTTCTTCACCGATTTCCAGGGCGATCTGGCCAAGGCCGTCGTCAAGGGCCGGCGTGCCGATTTCGGCAGCCACGAATCCTACGCCAATGCCGCGGCCGGGAAAGAAATCCCGAACCCGAATGCGCTGGAGACTTTCGAGCGCAGCGTTCTTGCGCCGGCGGACACGCCGCGCCTGGACCTGGTCAAGCGGCTGCTGTCCGCCCGCAAGGCACACGTCATTCCGCACATGACATCCATCGGCGGGCATGCAGGCACGGTCGCCGCACGTCAGGGCCCCGCCTTCACGGTCAGTTGGGACCTGGAAGGCAGCGGCACGCTGGCCTTAACCGCCAATCTGTCGGATGCCCCCGTCACGCTCCCTTCGAACGCCGGTGGCAAACCGTTTTTCACGACGCCTCCTGGCGTAAACCCCGGTGACGGCCCGCTGCCCCCGTGGTCTGTCGTTGCCAGCTTGAGCCTTTAG
- a CDS encoding alpha-amylase family glycosyl hydrolase — protein sequence MSARFAHTLPWGTEIIEDGARFRLWAPAQKSVSLITETGATVPMTQSGEGWFEALTDAVPIGGGYQFALQDGMRVPDPAARAQMSDVHGFSRLVDPKAYDWQTPDWKGRPWQEAVIYELHTGTFSPDGTFDGIARDLDRLVNTGVTAIELLPVAQFGGNRGWGYDGVLLYTPHTAYGGPEGLKRLVDACHERGLMVLMDVVYNHFGPDGNYLSHYAPNFFDPRRNTPWGAAIAFDRLPVREFFVHNALYWLEEFRCDGLRFDAVDHIKDTAEEEVLAEIAREIRTRIPDRHVHLTIEDDENSIRLFQFDETGAPRLYDAEWNDDWHHAVHVILTGEKTGYYKDHIDDPVGRLARTMAEGYDYQGEDSAFRGKMRGSHQRICRRRFSSTTFRTMTKPAIARMATGSYRWHRPRPWMRP from the coding sequence ATGAGCGCGCGCTTCGCCCATACGCTCCCCTGGGGCACGGAGATCATCGAAGACGGCGCCCGCTTCCGGCTTTGGGCGCCCGCGCAAAAATCCGTATCGTTGATCACCGAAACCGGCGCCACCGTCCCGATGACGCAATCCGGAGAAGGCTGGTTCGAGGCTCTGACGGATGCCGTCCCGATTGGCGGCGGCTATCAGTTCGCCCTCCAAGACGGGATGCGTGTCCCGGACCCGGCTGCCCGCGCCCAGATGTCCGATGTCCATGGCTTCAGCCGCCTCGTGGACCCGAAGGCCTACGATTGGCAGACACCGGACTGGAAAGGCCGCCCCTGGCAGGAAGCCGTCATCTACGAGCTTCACACGGGAACGTTCTCGCCGGACGGCACGTTCGACGGCATCGCCCGCGATCTCGACAGGCTCGTGAACACGGGCGTGACTGCGATCGAGCTACTGCCGGTGGCGCAGTTCGGCGGCAATCGCGGCTGGGGCTATGACGGCGTTCTGCTCTATACGCCCCATACTGCCTATGGCGGCCCGGAAGGCCTGAAGCGGCTTGTCGATGCCTGTCACGAACGCGGCCTGATGGTGCTGATGGACGTGGTCTACAATCATTTCGGGCCGGACGGGAATTATCTCAGTCACTACGCGCCCAACTTTTTCGATCCCAGACGGAACACACCCTGGGGCGCGGCCATTGCCTTCGATCGTTTGCCGGTCAGGGAGTTCTTCGTGCACAACGCGCTCTATTGGCTCGAGGAGTTCCGCTGCGACGGGCTGCGCTTCGACGCGGTCGACCACATCAAGGACACCGCCGAGGAAGAGGTTCTCGCCGAGATCGCGCGGGAGATCCGCACCCGGATTCCGGATCGGCATGTCCACCTCACCATCGAGGACGACGAGAATTCGATACGGCTGTTCCAATTCGACGAAACGGGCGCGCCGCGTCTCTACGACGCCGAGTGGAACGACGACTGGCATCACGCGGTCCATGTGATCCTGACCGGCGAGAAGACCGGCTATTACAAAGACCACATCGACGATCCCGTCGGGCGTCTCGCGCGGACGATGGCGGAAGGCTACGACTACCAGGGCGAGGATTCGGCGTTCCGCGGCAAGATGCGCGGGAGCCATCAGCGCATCTGCCGCCGACGGTTTTCATCAACTACGTTCAGAACCATGACCAAACCGGCAATCGCGCGCATGGCGACCGGCTCGTATCGCTGGCACCGGCCGAGGCCGTGGATGCGGCCCTGA